In Pseudokineococcus lusitanus, one genomic interval encodes:
- a CDS encoding exo-beta-N-acetylmuramidase NamZ family protein: MSEQQHGAASRRGFLGALGLGAAAVPAGVLAGALPAGATAADRPTRTGTARRRPRVTTGADRLAADGFAALAGQRVGVVTNPTGVLADLRHEVDVMAASGAVDLRAVFGPEHGFRGAAQAGESEDTYVDERTGVTIYDAYGAKAADFVRLYDEADVETVVFDIQDAGARFYTYVWTMYDAMVAAALSGRRFVVLDRPNPVGGRARGPMMTDEFRTFVGNQRIAQQHGMTVGELAAFLDGELITEETGGPRLGDALEVVPMRGWRGDLAFEDTGLPWVSPSPNMPTPDVALVYAGTCWFEGTSLSEGRGTTTPFQSVGSPGADWRWAEAVAGYEPWGLGVREAYFTPSFSKHVGTVCAGLQLHVTDPTRVDALTAATAMLVEGRRVVEDFAWRVDADPARPYWVDKLSGSTRLREMVDAGASVADITAAWAPELAAFEEQRRPYLRYGGGRS, from the coding sequence ATGAGCGAGCAGCAGCACGGCGCGGCCAGCCGCCGAGGGTTCCTCGGGGCGCTCGGCCTCGGCGCGGCGGCCGTCCCGGCCGGCGTGCTCGCCGGCGCCCTGCCCGCGGGCGCGACGGCGGCCGACCGCCCGACCCGCACCGGCACGGCCCGGCGCCGCCCCCGCGTGACGACGGGCGCGGACCGCCTGGCCGCCGACGGCTTCGCGGCCCTCGCCGGGCAGCGGGTCGGCGTCGTCACCAACCCCACGGGCGTGCTCGCGGACCTGCGGCACGAGGTCGACGTCATGGCGGCGAGCGGCGCCGTCGACCTACGCGCCGTCTTCGGCCCCGAGCACGGCTTCCGGGGCGCGGCGCAGGCCGGCGAGTCGGAGGACACCTACGTCGACGAGCGCACCGGCGTGACCATCTACGACGCCTACGGCGCGAAGGCCGCCGACTTCGTCCGGCTCTACGACGAGGCCGACGTCGAGACGGTCGTCTTCGACATCCAGGACGCGGGCGCCCGCTTCTACACCTACGTCTGGACGATGTACGACGCGATGGTCGCGGCGGCGCTGTCCGGTCGGCGCTTCGTCGTCCTCGACCGCCCCAACCCCGTCGGCGGCCGCGCGCGCGGGCCGATGATGACCGACGAGTTCCGCACCTTCGTCGGCAACCAGCGCATCGCCCAGCAGCACGGCATGACGGTCGGCGAGCTCGCCGCCTTCCTCGACGGCGAGCTCATCACCGAGGAGACCGGCGGGCCGCGGCTCGGCGACGCCCTCGAGGTCGTGCCGATGCGCGGGTGGCGCGGCGACCTGGCCTTCGAGGACACGGGCCTGCCGTGGGTGTCGCCGAGCCCCAACATGCCGACGCCCGACGTCGCCCTCGTCTACGCGGGCACGTGCTGGTTCGAGGGCACGTCGCTGTCCGAGGGCCGCGGGACGACGACGCCCTTCCAGTCGGTCGGCTCGCCCGGCGCGGACTGGCGCTGGGCGGAGGCCGTCGCCGGGTACGAGCCCTGGGGGCTCGGCGTGCGCGAGGCGTACTTCACGCCCAGCTTCTCCAAGCACGTCGGGACGGTCTGCGCCGGCCTGCAGCTGCACGTCACCGACCCCACGCGGGTCGACGCGCTGACCGCCGCGACGGCGATGCTCGTCGAGGGCAGGCGGGTCGTCGAGGACTTCGCGTGGCGGGTGGACGCCGACCCGGCGCGGCCCTACTGGGTCGACAAGCTCTCGGGCTCGACGCGCCTGCGGGAGATGGTCGACGCCGGCGCGTCCGTCGCCGACATCACCGCGGCGTGGGCGCCCGAGCTGGCCGCCTTCGAGGAGCAGCGCCGGCCGTACCTCCGCTACGGCGGGGGACGCTCGTGA
- a CDS encoding sensor histidine kinase: MPAAPASPTHPPSLPAAAEPSAPPSAPGTSFAERRPRTWAVTVSVVCSVVGPLLFVVTFGSTLEADPPVPRPWLWAPLVAVDVCVGLVACALVGLGRGSRTGALLLAASMTVSSWAGPAAVVGVVRLGTRRSLPLDVGVVALVVAGGAAQAYALELATGVPAELPLLVPLLAAVVVALLLWGRVRGTRAALVTSLRQQALTAERERAALARGRDADVARTRAEERSAIARDMHDTLSHQLSVVALHAGALAHRDDLPPERVREAARTVRDAAAEANGVLREVLTALRSTDPGQRLGHHGGAEPPTSVAAAAARARERGQDVVVRWEGLSASEVDERSPATAVSLAQVTGELLVNAGKHAPGAPVDVALAHEDDDLVLRVTNPLVRAAPALGTGLGLVGVAERARLLGGTARHAVADGRFRVEVRLPWTP, encoded by the coding sequence GTGCCCGCTGCCCCGGCGTCCCCGACGCACCCACCCTCCCTGCCCGCCGCGGCCGAGCCGTCGGCGCCGCCGTCGGCACCCGGGACGTCGTTCGCCGAGCGCCGGCCGCGGACGTGGGCCGTCACGGTCTCCGTCGTCTGCTCGGTGGTCGGGCCGCTGCTCTTCGTCGTGACCTTCGGGTCGACGCTCGAGGCGGACCCGCCCGTGCCGCGGCCGTGGCTGTGGGCGCCGCTCGTCGCCGTCGACGTGTGCGTCGGGCTCGTGGCGTGCGCGCTCGTCGGGCTGGGCCGGGGTTCGCGGACGGGCGCGCTGCTGCTCGCCGCGTCGATGACCGTGAGCTCCTGGGCGGGCCCGGCCGCGGTCGTGGGCGTCGTGCGCCTCGGCACGCGGCGTTCGCTCCCGCTCGACGTCGGCGTCGTGGCGCTGGTGGTCGCCGGGGGTGCGGCCCAGGCCTACGCCCTCGAGCTGGCCACCGGGGTGCCCGCCGAGCTCCCGCTGCTCGTGCCGCTGCTCGCGGCCGTCGTCGTCGCCCTCCTCCTCTGGGGCCGGGTCCGCGGTACCCGCGCCGCCCTCGTCACCTCGCTCCGGCAGCAGGCCCTCACCGCGGAGCGGGAGCGCGCCGCCCTGGCCCGCGGCCGGGACGCCGACGTCGCCCGCACCCGTGCCGAGGAGCGCAGCGCCATCGCCCGCGACATGCACGACACGCTCTCCCACCAGCTCTCGGTCGTCGCCCTCCACGCCGGGGCCCTCGCCCACCGCGACGACCTGCCGCCCGAGCGCGTCCGCGAGGCCGCCCGCACGGTCCGCGACGCCGCGGCCGAGGCCAACGGCGTCCTCCGCGAGGTCCTCACGGCCCTGCGCAGCACGGACCCGGGGCAGCGGCTCGGCCACCACGGCGGCGCCGAGCCGCCGACCTCCGTCGCGGCGGCGGCGGCCCGCGCCCGGGAGCGGGGCCAGGACGTCGTCGTGCGCTGGGAGGGCCTGTCCGCGAGCGAGGTCGACGAGCGGTCGCCCGCCACGGCGGTCTCGCTGGCGCAGGTGACGGGCGAGCTGCTCGTCAACGCCGGCAAGCACGCGCCGGGGGCGCCGGTCGACGTCGCCCTCGCGCACGAGGACGACGACCTCGTCCTCCGCGTCACCAACCCCCTCGTCCGCGCCGCGCCGGCGCTGGGCACGGGGCTCGGCCTCGTCGGCGTCGCCGAGCGCGCCCGCCTCCTCGGCGGGACGGCGCGGCACGCCGTCGCGGACGGCCGCTTCCGGGTGGAGGTGCGGCTCCCGTGGACCCCGTGA
- a CDS encoding CPBP family intramembrane glutamic endopeptidase: protein MTSPTVPAAYAGGPPPAPPVPVAVGPQPYHRVAHLDPRTARWWRPLATLGVGAGLLLGVAAVGLVAVLVAAVVSLAAPGVLPAVSPELDDPRNPLDLLLMLGSIAVLLPVVVLALRWGGGQRGTVHSVVGRFRWGMALRAAAVVLPLYAAVQWGLTALWPAPDTSVPPLDGRLLLVVLVVLVMTPLQCAAEEYAFRGLPQQVLGTWLRRPVWGVVLPVPLFMVGHGYDWVGQVDIAVFALATGFLVWKSGGLELAVVLHVANNLPLFLAAPLSPSSLQQGEVDPSALLFSLPLTLGLTAALTTWVSRTHGVAVWEPVRGVGRVPAAR from the coding sequence ATGACCTCGCCGACCGTCCCCGCCGCGTACGCCGGCGGCCCGCCGCCCGCCCCGCCCGTGCCGGTCGCCGTGGGGCCGCAGCCGTACCACCGGGTGGCCCACCTGGACCCGCGGACGGCGCGGTGGTGGCGGCCGCTCGCGACGCTGGGCGTCGGGGCCGGGCTGCTGCTCGGGGTCGCGGCCGTCGGGCTCGTGGCGGTGCTGGTCGCGGCCGTCGTCTCCCTGGCGGCGCCGGGCGTCCTGCCCGCCGTCTCGCCGGAGCTCGACGACCCCCGCAACCCGCTCGACCTGCTGCTCATGCTCGGCTCGATCGCGGTGCTCCTCCCCGTCGTCGTCCTCGCGCTCCGGTGGGGCGGCGGGCAGCGGGGGACCGTCCACTCCGTCGTCGGGCGGTTCCGCTGGGGGATGGCGCTGCGCGCGGCCGCCGTCGTCCTGCCCCTGTACGCCGCGGTGCAGTGGGGGCTGACGGCGCTGTGGCCGGCGCCGGACACGTCGGTGCCGCCGCTCGACGGGCGGCTGCTGCTCGTCGTCCTCGTCGTGCTCGTCATGACCCCGCTGCAGTGCGCGGCGGAGGAGTACGCCTTCCGCGGGCTGCCGCAGCAGGTGCTCGGGACGTGGCTGCGCCGGCCGGTGTGGGGCGTCGTGCTGCCGGTGCCGCTGTTCATGGTCGGGCACGGCTACGACTGGGTCGGCCAGGTGGACATCGCCGTGTTCGCGCTCGCCACGGGCTTCCTCGTGTGGAAGAGCGGCGGGCTCGAGCTGGCCGTCGTCCTGCACGTGGCCAACAACCTGCCGCTGTTCCTCGCCGCCCCGCTGAGCCCGTCGTCGCTGCAGCAGGGCGAGGTCGACCCGTCGGCGCTGCTCTTCTCCCTGCCCCTGACGCTCGGGCTCACCGCGGCGCTGACGACGTGGGTCTCGCGGACGCACGGCGTCGCCGTCTGGGAGCCGGTGCGCGGCGTCGGGCGGGTCCCCGCGGCGCGCTGA
- a CDS encoding serine hydrolase domain-containing protein encodes MVAVGTAVALALGGAPSAGAADAPDPGRAAEEAPTGRFDVPLPGFSAPTALRPGTPEEVGLDPAPLRAALDAVAERSTEGPADRRLYPGAVAVVGHRGVVVAEEAHGLAVQYAGAPGAQVATELPADEQVPMTTSTVFDLASVSKLFTSVAVLQEVEAGRVDLDARVVEYLPEFAVGGEAKSRVTVRQLLTHTAGFTPFVPLWSLYPDREQRVLGALQQPLQTEPGTAYVYSDLSMISLGAIVERVTGERLDVVVRDGLTAPLGMGSTGYSTPDAPVEGAAATELQVTPPRGVVRGEVHDENAWGLDGVAGHAGVFSTADDLAVLAQTLLAGGVAADGTRVLSERSVRQLITDENTEFPGDAHGLGFELDQRWYMDGLSGPRTAGHTGFTGTSFVLDFASGSFAVLLTNRVHPARTGPTINPARRALARGLAQALQVPARVGDDAWSTQALDGSTQTLEGTVDAPARGAELSFAALVDVAESDPLVVETSADGGTTWAPVPLRARTVPDAPRGTGPAAVVRAPDGVLAAHGHRTWWQVTGRLPAGEQLVRWRYTTDATELGRGVVVDGVAARARGRTLLDAEADPSALTADGWVRTTG; translated from the coding sequence GTGGTGGCGGTCGGGACCGCCGTGGCGCTCGCCCTGGGGGGCGCGCCCTCGGCCGGCGCGGCCGACGCGCCCGACCCCGGACGTGCCGCGGAGGAGGCCCCGACGGGCCGCTTCGACGTCCCGCTGCCGGGCTTCTCCGCCCCGACGGCGCTGCGGCCCGGCACGCCCGAGGAGGTCGGGCTCGACCCGGCGCCGCTGCGGGCCGCGCTCGACGCCGTCGCCGAGCGCTCGACCGAGGGCCCCGCCGACCGCCGCCTCTACCCGGGCGCGGTCGCCGTCGTGGGCCACCGGGGCGTCGTCGTCGCCGAGGAGGCGCACGGCCTCGCCGTGCAGTACGCCGGGGCGCCGGGCGCGCAGGTGGCGACCGAGCTGCCCGCCGACGAGCAGGTCCCGATGACGACGTCGACGGTCTTCGACCTCGCGTCCGTCTCCAAGCTCTTCACCTCCGTCGCCGTCCTCCAGGAGGTGGAGGCGGGTCGCGTCGACCTCGACGCCCGCGTCGTGGAGTACCTGCCCGAGTTCGCCGTCGGCGGCGAGGCCAAGAGCCGTGTCACCGTGCGGCAGCTGCTGACGCACACGGCGGGCTTCACGCCCTTCGTCCCGCTGTGGAGCCTCTACCCGGACCGGGAGCAGCGGGTCCTCGGGGCGCTGCAGCAGCCGCTGCAGACCGAGCCGGGCACGGCGTACGTCTACAGCGACCTCTCGATGATCTCGCTCGGCGCGATCGTCGAGCGGGTCACCGGCGAGCGGCTCGACGTCGTCGTCCGCGACGGCCTCACCGCGCCGCTCGGCATGGGCAGCACGGGCTACTCGACGCCGGACGCCCCCGTCGAGGGCGCCGCCGCGACCGAGCTCCAGGTCACCCCGCCCCGCGGCGTCGTCCGCGGCGAGGTGCACGACGAGAACGCGTGGGGCCTCGACGGCGTCGCCGGCCACGCCGGCGTCTTCTCGACGGCGGACGACCTCGCCGTCCTCGCCCAGACGCTGCTCGCGGGCGGCGTCGCGGCGGACGGCACGCGCGTGCTGTCCGAGCGCTCGGTGCGGCAGCTGATCACCGACGAGAACACCGAGTTCCCGGGCGACGCCCACGGCCTCGGCTTCGAGCTGGACCAGCGCTGGTACATGGACGGGCTCTCGGGGCCGCGGACGGCGGGGCACACCGGCTTCACCGGCACGTCCTTCGTCCTCGACTTCGCGTCCGGCTCCTTCGCGGTCCTCCTCACCAACCGGGTCCACCCGGCGCGGACCGGCCCGACGATCAACCCGGCGCGGCGCGCGCTCGCCCGCGGTCTCGCGCAGGCGCTGCAGGTGCCCGCGCGCGTCGGCGACGACGCCTGGTCCACGCAGGCGCTCGACGGCTCGACGCAGACCCTCGAGGGCACGGTCGACGCCCCGGCCCGCGGTGCGGAGCTGTCCTTCGCGGCCCTCGTCGACGTCGCGGAGAGCGACCCGCTCGTCGTCGAGACGTCCGCCGACGGCGGCACGACGTGGGCGCCGGTCCCGCTGCGCGCCCGCACGGTGCCGGACGCCCCGCGCGGCACGGGCCCCGCCGCCGTCGTCCGGGCGCCCGACGGCGTCCTCGCGGCGCACGGCCACCGCACGTGGTGGCAGGTGACCGGGCGGCTGCCCGCGGGCGAGCAGCTCGTGCGGTGGCGCTACACGACCGACGCCACCGAGCTGGGCCGCGGCGTCGTCGTCGACGGCGTGGCGGCCCGCGCCCGCGGCCGGACGCTGCTCGACGCCGAGGCGGACCCCTCGGCGCTCACGGCGGACGGGTGGGTGCGGACGACGGGCTGA
- a CDS encoding DUF4190 domain-containing protein has translation MSYVYPPVAPRPAGAPTSLAATNTKAVVALCTAFSLPPLALVFGILARREMARTGEGGSGFATTGIVLGLLWAVLVVLYVLFFVVLVVLGGASGF, from the coding sequence ATGAGCTACGTCTACCCGCCCGTCGCCCCGCGCCCTGCCGGCGCCCCGACGTCCCTGGCCGCCACCAACACGAAGGCCGTCGTCGCGCTGTGCACGGCCTTCTCGCTGCCCCCGCTGGCGCTCGTCTTCGGGATCCTCGCGCGTCGCGAGATGGCGCGGACGGGCGAGGGCGGCAGCGGCTTCGCGACGACGGGCATCGTCCTGGGGCTGCTGTGGGCGGTCCTCGTCGTCCTCTACGTCCTGTTCTTCGTCGTCCTCGTGGTGCTGGGCGGCGCGTCCGGCTTCTGA
- a CDS encoding BadF/BadG/BcrA/BcrD ATPase family protein: MSGPLHLGVDAGGTSTRAVVTTAEGECLGWAAGAAGNPTSAGRDAALAAITATSAAALADAGRGPEELGSVLVAMAGLRSLMTPADLARSLGYVGDPAQVRTGPDILAMYFSGAAEPAGSAVVAGTGSVAAVVEGGRVARAIGGTGWLLGDGGSGFAVGHAVVRGVVAELEGTGPRTALTPLLLAAVGLDPADAGVPSEVWRPAVLERLMEVCYADRPVALARHAPLAFRPEVAHDAVAARLVAVAQDDLARLVTAARAGTPAGAPLVLGGSTLHRGLLAPGRARTPLLEESLAGADVRAARDGAVGAAVAALAAVGPAGEQLPADVVERLHRTVAARRPDAGHGSGAGRAAS; this comes from the coding sequence GTGAGCGGGCCGCTGCACCTCGGCGTCGACGCCGGGGGGACGAGCACGCGCGCCGTCGTCACGACCGCCGAGGGCGAGTGCCTCGGCTGGGCGGCGGGCGCCGCGGGCAACCCGACGTCGGCCGGGCGGGACGCCGCGCTGGCCGCGATCACGGCGACGTCGGCCGCTGCGCTGGCCGACGCGGGCCGCGGGCCCGAGGAGCTCGGCTCCGTGCTCGTCGCCATGGCGGGCCTGCGGAGCCTCATGACGCCGGCCGACCTGGCCCGCTCGCTCGGCTACGTCGGCGACCCGGCGCAGGTCCGCACCGGGCCCGACATCCTCGCCATGTACTTCTCCGGCGCCGCCGAGCCCGCGGGGTCCGCCGTCGTCGCCGGCACCGGCTCGGTGGCCGCGGTGGTCGAGGGTGGACGGGTCGCCCGGGCCATCGGCGGCACCGGCTGGCTGCTCGGCGACGGCGGCTCCGGCTTCGCCGTCGGGCACGCCGTCGTGCGGGGCGTCGTCGCCGAGCTCGAGGGCACCGGGCCGCGGACGGCGCTCACGCCGCTGCTGCTCGCCGCGGTCGGCCTCGACCCCGCGGACGCCGGGGTCCCTTCGGAGGTCTGGCGACCGGCGGTCCTCGAGCGGCTCATGGAGGTCTGCTACGCCGACCGCCCCGTGGCGCTGGCGCGGCACGCGCCGCTCGCCTTCCGCCCCGAGGTGGCCCACGACGCGGTGGCGGCCCGGCTGGTCGCCGTCGCGCAGGACGACCTCGCGCGCCTCGTCACCGCCGCCCGCGCGGGGACGCCGGCCGGGGCCCCGCTCGTGCTCGGCGGCAGCACGCTGCACCGCGGGCTCCTGGCCCCCGGCCGCGCACGGACGCCGCTGCTCGAGGAGTCGCTCGCGGGCGCGGACGTGCGGGCCGCCCGGGACGGCGCGGTGGGGGCGGCGGTCGCGGCGCTGGCCGCGGTCGGCCCTGCGGGCGAGCAGCTCCCGGCCGACGTCGTCGAGCGGCTGCACCGCACGGTGGCCGCGCGGCGCCCCGACGCCGGACACGGGAGCGGCGCCGGGAGGGCGGCGTCGTGA
- a CDS encoding response regulator, with amino-acid sequence MTPETSPPSEAADRVRVLLVDDERLMRAGLRLLVDGTAGITVVGEAGDGAEALVQVAALDPDVVLMDVRMPGTDGLEATRRLQESGARARVVVLTAFDTDDHLLDALRAGAVSFLLKDAPPEAVVAAVHDAARGRATFSPAVLARLVRLAAEPGRPDDVDLPVPGGPADPPDGITPREWEVGRFVAQGLTNGEIAETLFVSTTTVKTHVARLFDKLAVTNRVQLAIRVLEHDAAG; translated from the coding sequence GTGACGCCCGAGACGTCCCCGCCGTCCGAGGCTGCCGACCGCGTCCGCGTGCTCCTCGTCGACGACGAGCGCCTCATGCGCGCCGGCCTGCGCCTCCTCGTCGACGGCACCGCCGGCATCACCGTCGTCGGCGAGGCGGGCGACGGGGCCGAGGCGCTGGTCCAGGTGGCCGCCCTCGACCCGGACGTCGTGCTCATGGACGTCCGCATGCCCGGCACCGACGGTCTGGAGGCGACGCGGCGCCTGCAGGAGAGCGGCGCCCGGGCACGCGTCGTCGTCCTCACCGCCTTCGACACCGACGACCACCTGCTCGACGCCCTGCGCGCCGGCGCCGTGTCCTTCCTCCTCAAGGACGCCCCGCCCGAGGCGGTCGTCGCCGCCGTCCACGACGCCGCACGGGGGCGGGCGACCTTCTCGCCGGCGGTGCTGGCGCGCCTCGTCCGGCTCGCCGCCGAGCCCGGCCGCCCCGACGACGTCGACCTCCCGGTGCCGGGAGGACCGGCCGACCCGCCCGACGGCATCACGCCCCGGGAGTGGGAGGTCGGCCGCTTCGTCGCGCAGGGCCTCACCAACGGCGAGATCGCCGAGACGCTCTTCGTCAGCACGACGACGGTGAAGACCCACGTCGCGCGGCTCTTCGACAAGCTCGCGGTGACCAACCGCGTGCAGCTCGCCATCCGCGTCCTCGAGCACGACGCCGCGGGCTGA
- a CDS encoding family 43 glycosylhydrolase: MAAGRAAGRAAGLLRGGGAAVVAGAALVAGALLPPGAAPPPDVEVAAATPGPAATAAAAGPEDLLTAPAGNPFVDGWYADPDVLLDDGTYWVFPTTSAPYDDQTVLDAFSSTDLVHWTKHPGVLDLDDVSWGRRALWAPSPVERDGRYYLYFAANDIQSDDEVGGIGVAVADRPEGPYSDALGEPLVDAFHNGAQPIDQDVFVDDDGEAYMYYGGHGHANVVRLGRDMTSVVPFDDGTTYREITPSEDYVEGSQMVKRGDTYYYMWSEGGWTGPDYAVAYATSDSALGPFGEPTRVLQQDPAVARGAGHNGVVNVPGTDTWFLFYHRRPLGETDQNARVLAYDRLTFDADGRMEPVTMRVQDDFSDGNTLGWDTEGGLWAAQRGRLEATAPDGGRAVLDTRFSEVVAEARVRVRSRDGDAGLLVRVTRQGSQVLDGYYAGVSGAGQVFLRSSEGGEWTELASARLRGALARDHRLRVEAVGSSVRVFVGDGTTPVLEVDDDRHRSGATGLRAVGRADLDDVVVAAAPPSTTEVSVYGDCEMGALLDTYGPGDHTAVPDDEISSLRVPEGYRITLFDGPDQTGESLVKTEDDPCLVDDGWNDRTSSFRVEGPAGR, from the coding sequence GTGGCAGCAGGTCGGGCAGCAGGTCGGGCAGCAGGGCTCCTGAGGGGCGGCGGTGCGGCGGTCGTCGCCGGCGCGGCGCTGGTCGCGGGGGCGCTGCTCCCGCCGGGCGCGGCACCGCCGCCGGACGTGGAGGTCGCCGCCGCGACCCCCGGGCCGGCGGCCACCGCCGCCGCGGCCGGGCCTGAGGACCTCCTCACGGCGCCGGCCGGCAACCCCTTCGTCGACGGCTGGTACGCCGACCCCGACGTGCTCCTCGACGACGGCACGTACTGGGTCTTCCCGACGACGTCGGCGCCCTACGACGACCAGACGGTGCTCGACGCCTTCTCCTCGACGGACCTCGTCCACTGGACGAAGCACCCCGGCGTGCTCGACCTCGACGACGTCTCGTGGGGACGCCGGGCGCTGTGGGCGCCGTCGCCGGTCGAGCGGGACGGCCGCTACTACCTGTACTTCGCGGCCAACGACATCCAGTCCGACGACGAGGTCGGCGGCATCGGCGTGGCCGTGGCGGACCGTCCGGAGGGCCCGTACTCCGACGCCCTCGGCGAGCCGCTCGTCGACGCCTTCCACAACGGCGCCCAGCCGATCGACCAGGACGTCTTCGTCGACGACGACGGCGAGGCGTACATGTACTACGGCGGCCACGGGCACGCGAACGTCGTCCGGCTCGGCCGCGACATGACGAGCGTCGTCCCGTTCGACGACGGGACGACCTACCGCGAGATCACGCCGTCCGAGGACTACGTCGAGGGCTCGCAGATGGTGAAGCGGGGCGACACCTACTACTACATGTGGTCCGAGGGCGGCTGGACCGGTCCGGACTACGCGGTGGCGTACGCGACGTCGGACTCCGCGCTCGGCCCCTTCGGCGAGCCGACCCGCGTGCTGCAGCAGGACCCGGCCGTCGCCCGGGGCGCCGGCCACAACGGGGTCGTCAACGTGCCGGGCACGGACACCTGGTTCCTCTTCTACCACCGCCGCCCGCTCGGGGAGACGGACCAGAACGCCCGGGTGCTCGCCTACGACCGCCTCACCTTCGACGCCGACGGGCGCATGGAGCCCGTGACGATGCGGGTGCAGGACGACTTCTCGGACGGCAACACCCTCGGCTGGGACACCGAGGGGGGCCTGTGGGCGGCGCAGCGCGGCCGGCTCGAGGCGACGGCCCCGGACGGCGGCCGGGCGGTGCTCGACACGCGCTTCTCCGAGGTGGTCGCCGAGGCGCGCGTCCGGGTCCGCTCCCGCGACGGCGACGCCGGGCTGCTCGTCCGCGTCACCCGCCAGGGCAGCCAGGTCCTCGACGGCTACTACGCCGGCGTCAGCGGCGCGGGGCAGGTCTTCCTGCGCTCCTCGGAGGGCGGCGAGTGGACCGAGCTGGCGTCGGCGCGGCTGCGCGGCGCCCTCGCCCGCGACCACCGGCTGCGGGTCGAGGCCGTCGGCAGCTCCGTCCGCGTCTTCGTCGGCGACGGCACCACGCCCGTCCTCGAGGTGGACGACGACCGGCACCGATCGGGCGCCACCGGTCTGCGGGCCGTCGGGCGGGCGGACCTCGACGACGTCGTCGTCGCCGCCGCCCCGCCGTCGACGACGGAGGTGTCCGTCTACGGCGACTGCGAGATGGGTGCCCTGCTCGACACCTACGGGCCCGGCGACCACACCGCCGTGCCCGACGACGAGATCTCCTCGCTGCGCGTCCCCGAGGGTTACCGGATCACCCTCTTCGACGGCCCGGACCAGACCGGTGAGTCCCTCGTCAAGACCGAGGACGACCCCTGCCTCGTCGACGACGGGTGGAACGACCGGACGAGCTCCTTCCGCGTCGAGGGCCCCGCGGGCCGCTGA
- a CDS encoding DeoR/GlpR family DNA-binding transcription regulator, protein MRQQRLARVLDLVMASGHVSVNDVCAEVGTSLATARRDLDALAEQRLVVRTHGGASALVGGGPERPLVEKAGLHPEAKAAVGRAAAALVALGDVVGLNGGTTTSEVARALARADHLVPADGRRRGFTLVTNALDVAYELAVRPHVRVELSGGTVRPRSFELSGPAARASLAEVVLDVAVLGVDGVDARFGCTTADAGEAEVGRALADAARRVVVVADASKHGEAGPQRLLRLEQVDVLVTDAPPAGPLGRALSDAGVEVVVAT, encoded by the coding sequence GTGAGGCAGCAGCGCCTCGCACGGGTGCTCGACCTCGTCATGGCGAGCGGCCACGTCAGCGTCAACGACGTCTGCGCCGAGGTGGGCACGTCGCTCGCGACGGCGCGGCGCGACCTCGACGCCCTCGCCGAGCAGCGGCTCGTCGTCCGCACCCACGGCGGGGCGTCGGCGCTCGTGGGGGGCGGGCCGGAGCGGCCCCTCGTCGAGAAGGCCGGGCTGCACCCCGAGGCCAAGGCCGCCGTGGGCCGTGCCGCCGCCGCGCTCGTGGCGCTCGGCGACGTCGTCGGCCTCAACGGCGGGACGACGACGAGCGAGGTCGCCCGCGCCCTCGCCCGCGCCGACCACCTCGTCCCCGCCGACGGGCGGCGCCGCGGCTTCACGCTCGTCACCAACGCGCTCGACGTCGCCTACGAGCTGGCCGTGCGCCCGCACGTCCGCGTCGAGCTCTCGGGCGGGACGGTGCGGCCGCGGTCCTTCGAGCTGAGCGGCCCCGCGGCCCGGGCCTCGCTCGCCGAGGTCGTGCTCGACGTCGCCGTGCTCGGGGTCGACGGCGTCGACGCCCGCTTCGGCTGCACGACCGCCGACGCCGGCGAGGCAGAGGTGGGCCGGGCGCTCGCCGACGCCGCGCGCCGCGTCGTCGTCGTGGCCGACGCCTCCAAGCACGGCGAGGCCGGGCCCCAGCGGCTGCTGCGCCTCGAGCAGGTGGACGTCCTCGTCACCGACGCCCCGCCCGCCGGCCCGCTGGGGCGGGCGCTCTCGGACGCGGGGGTCGAGGTCGTCGTCGCGACCTGA